One genomic region from Yamadazyma tenuis chromosome 4, complete sequence encodes:
- a CDS encoding uncharacterized protein (COG:S; EggNog:ENOG503P9MS) — MRGTQSLLKHIPLIKFVGGPHKHAKSVAGIHPMAPDGLKPSSSSGTTSSPFSNPNPLEPKDGEYFSRSQLPLRFRYKVPKEDEAANIVSGGAEIVF, encoded by the exons ATGAGAGGCACTCAATCATTATTAAAGCACATTccgttgatcaagtttgtggGAGGACCCCACAAGCATGCAA AATCAGTTGCCGGGATTCACCCGATGGCTCCTGATGGATTAaaaccaagttcttctagTGGCACCACCTCGTCACCATTTTCCAACCCAAACCCACTAGAGCCAAAGGATGGTGAATACTTTTCCAGATCACAGTTGCCCTTGAGATTTAGATACAAGGTTCCTAAGGAAGATGAAGCTGCTAACATTGTGAGCGGAGGAGCCGAGATTGTGTTTTAG
- a CDS encoding uncharacterized protein (EggNog:ENOG503NY7P; COG:S; BUSCO:EOG09264T1U), with product MSDKLSRTIQRFQAKIDSGSFYEAHQTLRTIANRYIKAKQYDEAINLLYQGSVILAKNKEYTSACDLIVYLLEVYHESSKTIDDKDAKDKIIEVISYIPSSDPGLADLSKRAVEWSKNESNKFGDHDLHNLFGTKFLNSLGESKADDVEKRKIFSVGEFHSILGNSSSLNTYTDFLYQWAKSSDEDEGIFITRAVVNYAYLKNIEFAKECLSKFMAKLIKDSPNYETLTQDHHTVYYYPQKSVINFVQLLVITLCKQDAGHKFLKLFDLYKADLTHYQLVGPVEYLGRFYFNLKLGNPAANQNMFANLMGDLFK from the coding sequence ATGAGTGACAAGCTTTCCCGAACCATACAACGGTTCCAAGCCAAAATCGACAGCGGCAGCTTCTACGAGGCCCACCAGACCTTGAGAACCATCGCCAATCGATACATCAAGGCCAAGCAGTACGACGAAGCCATCAATCTTTTATACCAAGGTTCGGTCATTTTGGCAAAGAACAAAGAGTATACCAGTGCATGCGATTTGATTGTGTATTTACTCGAAGTATACCATGAGAGCAGCAAGACCATTGATGACAAAGACGCTAAGGACAAGATTATCGAGGTGATAAGTTACATTCCCAGTTCTGATCCGGGGTTGGCAGATTTATCCAAACGGGCGGTGGAATGGTCCAAGAACGAATCTAATAAGTTTGGAGACCACGATTTGCATAACTTGTTTGgcaccaagttcttgaataGCCTCGGCGAGTCCAAGGCCGACGATGtggaaaagagaaagatcTTTAGCGTGGGAGAGTTCCACTCGATTTTGGGAAACTCCAGCTCGTTGAACACCTACACAGACTTCTTATACCAGTGGGCCAAGAGCAGCGATGAGGATGAAGGAATATTCATTACCCGAGCCGTGGTCAACTACGCCtatttgaagaacatcGAGTTTGCCAAAGAGTGTTTAAGTAAATTCATGGCTAAATTGATAAAGGACTCTCCTAATTATGAAACATTGACCCAAGACCACCACACAGTCTACTACTATCCCCAGAAATCGGTGATAAACTTTGTccagttgttggtgatcaCCCTTTGCAAGCAGGACGCCGGGCACAAGTTCCTCAAGCTCTTTGACTTGTACAAAGCCGACTTGACCCACTATCAACTCGTGGGTCCGGTGGAGTATTTGGGTAGGTTttacttcaacttgaagctcGGAAACCCGGCTGCCAACCAAAACATGTttgccaacttgatgggcgacttgttcaagtga
- a CDS encoding nudix superfamily hydrolase 8-oxo-dGTP pyrophosphatase (COG:T; EggNog:ENOG503P42T), with the protein MVAGCICLNVPQDKVIMISSSVHPNKWVLPKGGIELDEGDDFVVSAVRETWEEAGCEGKIVQKLPIVYDSRGSKAPILPPGKEFDPQKTVPKSEFHFYEMEANRIELVEALNSSGIHKDEVLDTATDAY; encoded by the exons ATGGTTGCAGGATGTATCTGCTTGAATGTCCCACAAGATAAGGTGATTATGATTCTGTCATCGGTTCATCCCAACAAGTGGGTATTACCCAAAGGAGGCATCGAGCTCGACGAAGGCGACGACTTCGTAGTCTCTGCCGTCAGAGAAACATGGGAAGAGGCCGGGTGTGAAGGGAAAATTGTGCAAAAGCTTCCAATTGTGTATGATAGTCGAGGCAGTAAAGCACCAATTCTACCACCAGGAAAGGAGTTTGACCCCCAAAAGACGGTTCCCAAGTCCGAGTTCCATTTCTATGAGATGGAG GCTAATCGCAttgagttggtggaggcCTTGAACCTGAGTGGTATTCATAAGGATGAGGTGCTTGACACCGCCACCGATGCATATTGA
- a CDS encoding uncharacterized protein (COG:S; EggNog:ENOG503P1RW): MRLLSIFLVTTAVVAHGTNDIKAKPEGISWQDWHMLEEHQIEQYDPITFFKIHDLNDNGRWETTDILNIYGLARDTVVGDGSGMGQHEHGHETITQQAKDHVVETILSLMATNGDRHISAQNWVDFTSSGKQLPDFGYGQGHHLDFEREYEEHHWNQYHKDQDPEVLIKHKEDIEHEMLHHEHEIEQSHNMAPDIRGITKNFQSPIKLHNLPAKYTK, encoded by the coding sequence atgCGGTTATTGTCAATATTCCTTGTTACCACGGCGGTGGTAGCCCACGGCACCAACGACATCAAGGCGAAGCCAGAAGGCATACTGTGGCAGGACTGGCACATGTTGGAAGAACACCAGATTGAACAGTACGACCccatcaccttcttcaagatccaCGACCTCAACGACAACGGCAGGTGGGAAACCACAGATATCTTAAATATCTACGGGCTTGCACGTGATACGGTTGTAGGGGACGGCTCGGGCATGGGCCAGCATGAACATGGCCACGAAACCATCACGCAACAGGCCAAGGATCACGTGGTGGAGACGATTTTGCTGTTGATGGCCACCAACGGTGACAGGCACATATCGGCCCAGAATTGGGTTGACTTTACCTCGAGCGGCAAGCAGTTGCCCGACTTTGGCTACGGCCAGGGCCATCACCTCGACTTTGAAAGAGAGTACGAAGAGCACCACTGGAACCAGTACCACAAAGATCAGGATCCTGAggtgttgatcaagcaCAAAGAGGATATCGAACACGAGATGTTGCACCACGAGCATGAGATCGAGCAGTCCCATAACATGGCCCCCGACATCCGTGGGATCACCAAGAATTTTCAATCGCCGATAAAGCTTCACAATCTTCCTGCCAAGTACACCAAATGA
- a CDS encoding uncharacterized protein (COG:S; EggNog:ENOG503NUSZ): protein MHLFQPYLDTVVAGNCELETGGDRDMNLWHEYCNRVRDQYDPRTSSVVWLKLINEHIAGNTFDTLKLPFSWPGVLDLRTHPKSCSLFLKSLDLGISRKNFSLYCTNENNQLKIIKALDVASSETASRAYAQVYLQSAPLPERAIFLLQDSSVVVPVAQGQIMLSHSLNMREEVEKFRKNAEQIPRSTDYHPITDYPRRISDRISRSLTKGEFTMDYTSILKDLKTRSSLNIFEQTPSGNDLDHRLLNTIVYQLSQGPNAEKYANEPKIKGAGHFDWRFFKHIEHSDYDRISRLHKLASAWLKFSNSAGLKTWLGHGTLLGWYWNGMNLPWDNDLDVQISMKSLIKLARNYNQSFVVDLDEEDPSGVAAFFIDVSTHIFERSKQNGENVIDARFIDVHSGLYIDITGLSFTEHSKHMSISEKQSVEFNQMLDPQYPEKERSQTLVLSELNKQLFSKRAQLYYDQTIFNCKNNHFYTLEELSPLKPTLFEGKLAYVPPQYEHILKREYPRGLYYKVFNKHSYHPVLRLWIPTSTCNFLKTSVCNDADVVSYYNHTAHLTYTHKQNMFYGAHQLDPLAVEFVDPWMLGRFRLLASLT from the coding sequence ATGCACCTTTTCCAACCATACCTAGATACTGTCGTCGCGGGAAATTGTGAGCTTGAAACCGGCGGTGATAGAGATATGAACTTGTGGCATGAGTATTGTAACCGGGTCAGAGATCAGTACGATCCCAGAACTCTGTCTGTGGTATGGTTGAAGCTTATCAATGAGCACATAGCTGGCAATACGTTTGATACTTTGAAACTCCCTTTTTCATGGCCCGGTGTTCTTGACCTTCGTACACACCCCAAATCATGttctttgttcttgaaatctCTTGATTTGGGTATTTCCAGAAAGAATTTCCTGCTATATTGCACAAATGAGAATAATCAGCTAAAAATCATAAAGGCATTGGACGTGGCCTCCTCAGAAACAGCCTCTCGAGCGTATGCACAGGTGTACCTTCAGAGTGCTCCACTCCCCGAAAGGGccatttttcttttgcAAGACTCGAGTGTGGTTGTTCCTGTTGCTCAAGGACAAATCATGTTATCGCATCTGTTGAACATGAGGGAAGaggttgaaaaattcagAAAGAACGCCGAACAAATTCCGAGATCCACAGACTATCACCCGATCACTGACTACCCTAGACGAATAAGTGACCGGATCAGTCGAAGTCTCACAAAAGGCGAATTCACGATGGATTATACTAGCATTCTTAAAGATTTGAAGACAAGATCGTCGTTGAATATTTTTGAACAAACACCCTCAGGCAACGACTTGGACCACCGACTTCTCAACACCATTGTGTACCAGCTTTCTCAAGGTCCTAATGCAGAAAAGTACGCCAATGAGCCCAAAATCAAAGGTGCCGGCCACTTTGATTGGAggtttttcaaacacatcgAGCACTCAGACTATGACCGTATCAGCCGGCTACACAAGTTGGCAAGTGCGTGGCtcaagttctccaactcAGCCGGTCTCAAAACCTGGTTGGGTCATGGCACCCTTCTCGGCTGGTACTGGAATGGAATGAACTTACCTTGGGATAACGATCTAGATGTTCAAATATCCATGAAGTCACTCATAAAGCTTGCACGTAACTATAACCAGtcatttgtggttgatttggatgaagaagacccTTCTGGAGTGGCTGCTTTCTTTATTGATGTAAGCACCCATATCTTCGAGAGAAGCAAGcaaaatggtgaaaacGTCATAGATGCTAGATTTATCGATGTGCACTCTGGGCTATACATTGATATCACCGGGTTGAGTTTCACCGAGCACTCAAAACACATGTCTATCAGCGAAAAGCAGCTGGTGGAGTTCAATCAAATGTTGGATCCACAGTACCCAGAGAAAGAAAGATCTCAGACCCTCGTGTTATCGGAGTTGAACAAACAGCTTTTTTCCAAGAGGGCACAGTTGTACTACGACCAAaccatcttcaactgcAAGAACAACCATTTCTATACCCTTGAAGAGCTCAGTCCTTTGAAGCCGACACTTTTTGAAGGGAAACTTGCATATGTTCCCCCCCAGTATGAGCACATTCTCAAGCGAGAATACCCTCGGGGTCTTTATTATAAAGTGTTCAACAAACACTCATACCACCCTGTTCTCCGCCTATGGATCCCCACTTCCACGTGTAACTTCCTTAAAACCTCCGTGTGCAACGACGCAGATGTGGTCTCATACTATAACCATACTGCCCATCTCACCTACacccacaaacaaaacatGTTTTATGGAGCCCACCAATTGGACCCGTTGGCGGTGGAGTTTGTCGATCCATGGATGCTAGGACGGTTCCGGCTCCTTGCATCCCTCACGTGA
- a CDS encoding uncharacterized protein (EggNog:ENOG503P63F; COG:E,U) produces MSNYMVCLAHFCELHGPSSIMCTQVSGDGTAVPKLSLSSTTKLQTCSSCKLALPQDALNLTTKTPTKTNPNTCFVSTQYPVFQSRYTALTKLIMKSLSVETTSDLAKPLFIGDNLNGFSLTKIFKIKDVNARGGERKYCFMVVSDEEIKILKNWNIITSYLTELISSIQKKVQTSIEHKNKVDGKHSNLNNETYLRRSLVKPRSLVELTEDDRIFVKLHLGAIQLVKDMS; encoded by the coding sequence ATGTCTAACTATATGGTATGCCTTGCACACTTCTGCGAGCTACATGGGCCTTCGAGTATCATGTGTACCCAGGTGTCAGGCGACGGCACAGCGGTGCCGAAGCTCTCGCTCCTGAGTACTACCAAGCTTCAAACCTGTTCCTCGTGCAAGTTAGCGCTTCCACAAGACGCCTTGAATCTAACCACGAAAACTCCCACGAAAACAAACCCCAACACCTGCTTTGTGTCGACCCAGTACCCAGTTTTCCAGAGCCGGTACACAGCACTCACGAAGTTGATCATGAAGCTGTTGTCGGTAGAAACGACGTCTGACCTTGCCAAACCGTTGTTTATTGGTGACAACCTCAACGGGTTCAGCCTCAcgaaaattttcaaaatcaaagacgTCAATGCCCGAGGCGGTGAGCGAAAATACTGTTTTATGGTGGTGTCAGATGAAGAGAttaagattttgaagaattggaacATTATTACTAGCTACTTGACTGAGCTTATCAGTTCAATCCAGAAAAAGGTCCAGACCCTGATCGAACACAAAAACAAGGTCGATGGCAAACATagcaacttgaacaacgaGACGTATTTGCGGCGGCTGCTCGTCAAACCCCGTtcgttggtggagttgacGGAAGACGATCGAATCTTCGTCAAACTCCATCTAGGAGCCATTCAGTTGGTCAAAGACATGAGCTGA
- the TIR3 gene encoding putative beta-1,6-N-acetylglucosaminyltransferase (EggNog:ENOG503P3EW; COG:O), producing the protein MKFAAAIALLASVCAVQAADSEDVAFLTNLVQDYKSHTADYAKFIRTASSVPAVITSLALHVATYTDTSYTTLLDNNGLDIDSLEDFATELPWYSSRLLVADADASESGDASETDASDASSTEASSSAASSAASSAASSSAASSSEAGAAAMMAPIGALLGAAAIALM; encoded by the coding sequence ATGAAGTTTGCCGCTGCCATTGCCTTGTTAGCCAGTGTATGTGCCGTTCAGGCCGCCGACTCCGAAGACGTTGCtttcttgaccaacttggtTCAAGATTATAAGAGTCACACCGCTGACTACGCTAAGTTCATCAGAACTGCTTCTTCAGTTCCAGCCGTTATCACCTCCTTGGCTCTTCATGTTGCCACCTATACCGACACCTCGTACACCACTTTGTTGGACAACAACGGGCTTGACATTGACTCGTTGGAAGATTTCGCAACTGAGTTACCATGGTACTCTTCCAGACTCTTGGTGGCAGATGCCGATGCCTCCGAATCCGGAGATGCCTCCGAGACCGATGCGTCTGATGCCTCGTCTACTGAAGCTTCGTCTTCTGCTGCTTCATCTGCTGCTTCCTCCGCTGCTTCGTCATCTGCTGCTTCATCGTCCGAAGCTGGTGCTGCTGCCATGATGGCTCCAATTGGGGCTTTGTTGGGAGCTGCTGCCATCGCGTTAATGTAA
- the TAF5 gene encoding Transcription initiation factor TFIID subunit 5 (EggNog:ENOG503NWCH; COG:K) translates to MSEGNNANSAQAGANGTSSNNPGGSQQPVTRSQTAAQQQTQQSRTNQQAQYSQADLNRIVLEYLNKKGYHRTESMLRLESSNSPTPSVPLPNASNSTLAYPGELGKKDKDRETRETKELKDKQARIERELRESKDREFRLSKEKELRELKEYEERKKRENDPEIYQICYNTLRKWVETSLDLYKPELSKLLYPIYIHCYLELMSKNYSNYAKDFFDKFKADHEILHGEELRQLSGISLPEHLNENDVAQKFRQHKYRIIISKTSMNLLLYFLHENEAVGGAILIRIINQYLNPIIKITQPDKLELEGEANPEEGIVLGEEEKEIDKFNEQSVSLGKFPLDSDTQQEVEAELKLKDEKSEPVNGKTLVEEFQSMNEIDDDSPSKDSLPLPMKDASDIKRLLLEVEDSRSKIRLSDIQASCPSVCMYTFHNSNQELTSLEFNQDSTIVAGGFQDSYIKLWSIDGKPLKSIFKKDRHNNDNSRKLIGHSGPVYSTSFSPDNRYLISGSEDKTVRLWSLDSFTGLVSYKGHNQPVWDVKFSPLGHYFATASHDQTARLWATDHIYPLRIFAGHINDVDCVDFHPNSNYVFTGSSDKTCRMWDVQTGTPVRVFMGHTGPINTMAISPDGRWLASAGEDSVINIWDIGSGRRLKSMRGHGRSSIYSLDFSKDNGVLVSGGADNTVRVWDIKKNTSDAGPEPETFSFDDDNNAGANGSTNGSNNQSSKTSKTNKREVVATSDHMSAYFTKKTPVYKVHFTRRNLCLAAGPFLG, encoded by the coding sequence ATGTCGGAAGGAAACAACGCCAATTCTGCACAAGCAGGCGCTAACGGCACCTCCCTGAACAATCCAGGTGGGTCTCAGCAGCCGGTCACGCGCTCCCAGACTGCTGCTCAACAGCAGACTCAGCAAAGTAGAACTAACCAACAAGCCCAATATTCTCAAGCGGACCTTAATAGAATCGTGTTGGAATATCTCAATAAGAAAGGGTACCATCGTACTGAATCCATGCTCCGGCTCGAAAGCTCGAACTCGCCAACTCCAAGCGTTCCATTGCCAAATGCCAGTAATTCGACTTTGGCGTACCCAGGAGAATTGGGAAAAAAGGATAAAGATAGAGAGACCCGAGAAACAAAGGAATTAAAGGACAAACAAGCCCGTATTGAGCGAGAATTGAGGGAGAGCAAGGACAGAGAGTTCCGAttatccaaagaaaaagagttAAGAGAGTTAAAAGAGTATGAGGAAAGAAAGAAACGAGAAAATGATCCCGAAATCTACCAGATATGTTATAATACATTAAGGAAATGGGTAGAGACTTCTTTGGACTTGTATAAACCGGAattatccaagttgttgtaTCCCATTTACATCCATTGctacttggagttgatgtcCAAAAACTACTCCAATTATGCAAAAGATTTTTTTGATAAGTTCAAAGCTGACCATGAGATCTTGCATGGAGAAGAGCTCAGACAGTTGAGTGGAATCTCTTTGCCTGAGCAtttgaatgaaaatgaTGTTGCCCAAAAGTTCCGTCAACACAAGTATCGGATCATCATTTCTAAAACTTCCATGAACTTGTTGTTATACTTTTTACATGAAAATGAGGCAGTTGGAGGAGCAATTTTGATCCGTATAATCAACCAGTATTTGAACccaatcatcaaaatcacccAACCGGACAagttggaacttgaaggtgaagCCAACCCAGAAGAAGGTATTGTAttgggagaagaagaaaaggaaatcGATAAGTTCAATGAACAATCCGTATCTTTGGGAAAATTCCCCTTAGACTCAGATACCCAACAAGAGGTAGAGGCTgaactcaaactcaaagatgaaaagtcAGAGCCGGTGAATGGCAAGACTttagttgaagaattccaAAGCATGAATGAGATAGATGACGATTCTCCCAGTAAAGACAGTTTACCATTGCCAATGAAGGATGCTCTGGATATCAAACGTCTTTTATTGGAAGTTGAAGACTCGCGCAGCAAGATTCGTCTTAGTGACATTCAAGCCTCATGTCCTTCAGTTTGTATGTACACGTTCCACAATAGCAACCAAGAGTTAACCAGCTTGGAATTCAACCAAGACTCGACTATTGTTGCCGGTGGGTTTCAGGACAGTTACATCAAGTTATGGAGCATTGACGGAAAGCCATTGAAatccattttcaaaaaagaCCGCCACAACAATGATAATAGCCGAAAGCTCATTGGACATAGTGGGCCGGTATATTCTACCTCCTTCTCTCCTGACAACAGATACTTGATCAGTGGCAGTGAAGACAAAACGGTGCGGTTATGGTCGTTGGACTCTTTTACGGGTTTAGTGTCGTATAAGGGACACAATCAGCCGGTATGGGACGTCAAGTTCTCTCCATTGGGCCATTATTTTGCCACAGCTTCCCACGACCAGACGGCCCGTTTGTGGGCCACCGACCATATCTACCCATTGCGTATCTTTGCCGGGCATATTAATGATGTTGACTGCGTCGACTTCCATCCCAACTCGAACTACGTTTTCACCGGCTCGTCAGACAAAACCTGTCGTATGTGGGATGTACAGACCGGGACACCCGTCAGAGTGTTTATGGGACACACCGGGCCCATCAACACGATGGCAATTTCTCCCGATGGCCGTTGGTTGGCATCGGCCGGTGAAGACAGTGTGATAAATATCTGGGATATCGGGTCAGGACGTCGTCTCAAATCCATGAGAGGTCATGGCCGCTCGTCCATCTACTCattggacttttccaaagataATGGAGTGCTTGTGAGTGGAGGAGCTGATAATACCGTTAGAGTATGGGATATCAAGAAAAACACCAGCGATGCCGGCCCTGAACCTGAGACTTTCagttttgatgatgataacaaCGCTGGTGCCAACGGGTCTACCAACGGGTCCAACAACCAGCTGAGCAAAACATCAAAAACTAATAAAAGAGAAGTGGTGGCTACGTCTGACCACATGTCCGCGTacttcaccaaaaagaCGCCGGTTTACAAGGTTCACTTCACTAGAAGGAACTTGTGTCTTGCAGCTGGTCCATTTTTGGGATAG
- the GPI2 gene encoding glycosylphosphatidylinositol anchor biosynthesis (COG:I; EggNog:ENOG503NZ4F), whose product MNTVGILKPQHVPWKKLLYLKQPYPDNYIDESFLNQLKRNETVSQVPYFKLVQDFSLIVFHVNNLVFVILLFAGIYHHHWDPFYATAVSTGVSLLGYVSWRLYLNSGKKTSSSIKSFVLIIFVLSILSPVLKSLTRSTASDSIWFLSFLLTFANLIFHDYAINASGRPYKPIISTNMALSNALVLASRFSSAYQQDIAIWLIPC is encoded by the exons ATGAATACCGTTGGGATTCTAAAACCCCAGCACGTTCCCTGGAAGAAACTCCTATACCTCAAGCAACCATACCCCGACAACTACATTGATGAGTCGTTTCTCAACCAGCTCAAACGAAACGAAACAGTCTCCCAAGTACCGTacttcaaacttgttcaggacttttctttgatagTATTTCACGTGAACAACTTGGTATTCGTGATTCTCCTATTTGCAGGCatctaccaccaccactgggACCCGTTTTACGCCACTGCCGTCAGCACCGGCGTCTCACTACTCGGGTATGTGCTGTGGCGGCTCTACCTAAATTCTGGTAAGAAGACTTCGTCTTCCATCAAGCTGTTTGTGCTCATCATATTTGTGCTTTCAATTCTATCCCCGGTCCTCAAATCGTTGACCCGCTCCACCGCCTCCGACTCCATTTGGTTCCTTTCGTTTCTCCTCACGTTTGCTAACTTGATTTTTCACGATTACGCCATCAACGCATCTGGTCGTCCTTATAAACCTATCATCTCCACCAACATGGCACTTTCCAACGCATTGGTCCTAGCGTCACGGTTCTCGTCCGCGTATCAG CAAGATATTGCCATATGGTTAATTCCATGCTAA
- a CDS encoding nucleoside-diphosphate-sugar epimerase (EggNog:ENOG50KOG1502; COG:G,M) gives MSTPVVFVSGFTSYIALHIVKKLLARKYKVIGSGRSQSKSQHYADIINDPNFSFVVVAQLDADDGFDEVFKQHQDITYVLHVASPLILDPKDPEKELLLPAVHGTTNIMRAAQKYGPNVKRVVITCSYAAHCSPLDHYGKPDSIITEESWSTITYEQSLQPQNAYWGSKKLAEEAAWKYVKENSPKYEVTSFAPLWCFGPQAYEAIAKESVPSTLSLVGHVLKKDNSLAQALLGSFSDVRDVAEGHVLTIESKEAAGKRLMLANGRFEHCHIVDLIRKNFPQLGIPEVEVIPYDKVGAPTVDCEATKKLLKLDNLISLEQSLVDSVNQFLETGVY, from the coding sequence ATGTCTACTCCCGTCGTATTTGTGTCTGGATTCACCAGCTACATTGCTTTACACATTGTCAAGAAGTTATTGGCAAGAAAATACAAAGTCATTGGCTCCGGAAGATCCCAGTCAAAATCCCAACACTACGCcgatatcatcaacgaCCCTAACTTTTcgtttgtggttgttgcCCAGTTGGATGCCGATGATGGTTTTGACGAAGTATTCAAGCAACACCAGGATATCACCTATGTGTTGCATGTTGCTTCACCCCTCATCTTGGATCCCAAAGATCCCGAGAAGGAGCTCTTGCTCCCAGCTGTCCATGGTACCACCAACATCATGAGAGCTGCACAAAAGTATGGGCCTAACGTCAAGAGAGTAGTCATCACCTGTTCCTACGCCGCTCACTGTTCTCCATTAGACCACTACGGTAAACCGGACAGTATTATTACCGAGGAACTGTGGAGCACCATTACCTATGAACAATCTTTGCAGCCACAAAACGCTTACTGGGggtccaagaagttggcagAAGAAGCGGCTTGGAAGTATGTTAAAGAAAATCTGCCAAAGTATGAGGTAACTTCGTTTGCTCCTCTCTGGTGTTTTGGACCTCAGGCTTATGAGGCCATTGCCAAGGAAAGTGTTCCTTCGACCTTATCCCTTGTCGGGCatgtgttgaagaaggataACTCTCTTGCACAGGCCCTCCTTGGATCTTTCAGCGATGTGAGAGATGTTGCTGAAGGTCATGTTTTGACTATTGAATCCAAAGAGGCAGCTGGCAAAAGATTGATGTTGGCCAACGGGAGGTTTGAGCACTGCCATATAGTGGACTTGATCCGGAAAAACTTCCCCCAGCTTGGGATTCCCGAGGTGGAGGTGATTCCATACGACAAGGTTGGGGCTCCGACAGTAGACTGTGAagccaccaagaagttattgaagttggataacTTGATCTCATTGGAGCAGAGTTTGGTTGATTCGGTCAACCAGTTTTTAGAAACCGGTGTGTACTAG
- a CDS encoding uncharacterized protein (EggNog:ENOG503P7E4; COG:S): MTPQHKYKQSHAPASTLPVFQRTSSTFRLSRTSTNTNANTNYDTLDNQSLRTLDRIPSSKPSITYSDKLWTQIDVLDDVRNMSGQVRDKGSFFNDKFNEELNKLKLSQEKLIEVMANQQFKNVSFEKSKQRVKPGASHSESDNNSDAEEDADTSKQKQRQDKFKDFFGPKKRGGSHVVYKKQNFDDMNSYIHDVRQSLKEVSESMKNFDSTTRDLW, encoded by the coding sequence ATGACTCCTCAACACAAGTATAAACAGTCGCATGCACCGGCGTCCACCCTACCGGTGTTCCAGCGCACCAGTAGCACGTTCCGGCTCTCGCGCACATCCACCAACACAAATGCAAACACAAATTACGACACTTTGGACAACCAAAGTCTACGGACTCTCGATCGAATCCCTAGCAGCAAACCTAGCATAACTTACCTGGACAAATTATGGACCCAAATTGACGTTCTTGATGACGTTAGAAATATGTCCGGGCAGGTACGGGACAAGGGCTCTTTTTTCAACGACAAGTTTAACGAAGAACTCAACAAATTAAAACTACTGCAAGAGAAGCTCATAGAAGTGATGGCCAACCAACAGTTCAAAAACGTGAGTTTTGAAAAGCTGAAACAGCGGGTCAAGCCGGGTGCCCTGCACCTGGAGAGCGACAACAACAGCgatgctgaagaagatgctgaCACGTCCAAGCAGAAACAACGTCAAGATAAATTCAAGGATTTTTTTGGCCCCAAGAAAAGAGGTGGCTCTCACGTGGTGtacaagaaacaaaacTTTGACGACATGAACAGCTACATTCACGACGTGCGACAGAGCCTAAAAGAAGTCAGTGAGTCCATGAAGAATTTTGATAGCACCACTCGAGATTTGTGGTAG